A genomic stretch from Engraulis encrasicolus isolate BLACKSEA-1 chromosome 10, IST_EnEncr_1.0, whole genome shotgun sequence includes:
- the cxxc1a gene encoding CXXC-type zinc finger protein 1a isoform X1: MDSEVSDLDQGPVGGAEVRMDRPPHAPVYCVCRKPDSNCFMIGCDNCNEWFHGDCIGISEKMAKSIREWYCEKCRSKDGSLEIKYRQKKSKQDKDFEDDRMVRQRGGRTPDFMERRRGSKQSVQVKRSARMCGECEACMRTEDCAQCDFCKDMKKFGGPNKIRQKCRLRQCEVRARKMLRVKDEEYYMSRDQDYYSSQDDRQLSDEFSENELELYKQYRAGTYDEHNVAWGSDDEEAPYDPSQHKRAVKVKHVKRREKRSERKKEESKVKQHKKKQKHRDKVRHSERAESKEPGGLRQCLGPGCVEMARATSKYCSDDCGMKLAANRIYEILPQRIQQWQQSPCIAEEQGKKLLERIRRDQQQARLRLTEMERRFHELEGIIGKAKQQTVQEDQEVNEGDDDTDFQIFCVSCSHPINPKVALRHMERCYAKYESQTSFGSMYPTRIEGATRLFCDVYNPHSKTYCKRLQILCPEHSRDPKVPADEVCGCPLVRDVFEPTGEYCRVPKRKCNKHYCWEKLRRAEVDLERVRVWYKLDELFEQERNMRTAMTNRAGLLALMLHQTIQHDPVTTDLRTNKER, encoded by the exons ATG GACAGTGAGGTATCCGATTTAGATCAAGGACCCGTTGGGGGGGCAGAGGTAAGAATGGATAGACCCCCACACGCTCCGGTGTACTGTGTCTGCCGCAAACCAGACAGCAACTGTTTCATGAT AGGTTGTGACAACTGCAATGAGTGGTTTCATGGGGACTGCATCGGTATATCTGAAAAGATGGCTAAGTCCATCAGGGAGTGGTACTGTGAAAAATGTCGCA GCAAAGACGGTTCATTGGAGATCAAGTACAGGCAGAAGAAAAGCAAGCAAGACAAAGACTTTGAAGACGACAGGATGGTGAGACAACGTGGGGGCAGAACGCCTGATTTCATGGAGCGGCGACGTGGATCCAAACAA TCGGTACAGGTGAAGCGCTCTGCCCGTATGTGCGGAGAGTGCGAGGCATGCATGCGCACAGAGGACTGCGCCCAGTGTGACTTCTGCAAGGACATGAAGAAGTTTGGCGGCCCCAACAAGATCAGACAGAAGTGCAGACTCCGACAGTGTGAAGTCAGGGCCAGG AAAATGCTGCGTGTGAAGGACGAGGAGTACTACATGTCCAGGGACCAGGACTACTACTCCTCCCAGGACGACAGACAGCTATCTGACGAGTTCAGTGAGAACGAGCTGGAGCTCTACAAGCAGTACAGAGCCGGCACATATGATGAACACAACGTG GCGTGGGGAAGTGATGATGAGGAGGCTCCATATGATCCCTCCCAGCACAAGAGAGCTGTGAAGGTGAAGCACGTCAAGAGACGGGAGAAGAGGTCTGAACGCAAG AAAGAGGAGAGCAAAGTGAAGCAGCATAAGAAGAAGCAGAAGCACCGTGACAAGGTGCGGCACAGCGAGCGTGCGGAAAGCAAGGAGCCGGGCGGCCTGCGCCAGTGCCTGGGCCCGGGCTGCGTGGAGATGGCACGTGCCACCTCCAAATACTGCTCCGACGACTGCGGCATGAAGCTGGCAGCCAA CCGCATCTATGAGATCCTGCCCCAGCGCATCCAGCAGTGGCAGCAAAGTCCCTGCATAGCGGAGGAGCAGGGCAAGAAGCTTCTGGAGCGCATTCGGCGCGACCAGCAGCAGGCTCGCCTCCGCCTCACCGAGATGGAGCGCCGCTTCCACGAGCTGGAGGGCATCATCGGCAAGGCCAAGCAGCAGACCGTCCAGGAGGACCAGGAG GTGAATGAAGGGGACGATGACACAGACTTCCAGATCTTCTGTGTGTCGTGCAGTCATCCCATCAATCCCAAGGTGGCACTGCGCCACATGGAGAGGTGCTACGCAAAG TATGAAAGTCAAACATCATTCGGCTCTATGTACCCCACGCGCATTGAAGG AGCCACCAGGCTTTTCTGCGATGTTTACAACCCACACAGTAAAACCTACTGCAAAAGGCTTCAAATCCTTTGTCCAGAACACTCGAGGGACCCTAAG GTTCCAGCGGATGAGGTGTGTGGATGTCCTCTGGTGCGTGATGTGTTTGAGCCCACTGGAGAGTACTGCAGAGTGCCCAAGCGCAAGTGCAACAAGCACTACTGCTGGGAGAAGCTGAGAAGGGCAGAGGTGGACCTGGAGCGAGTACGAGTG